One window of the Chitinimonas sp. BJYL2 genome contains the following:
- the fabF gene encoding beta-ketoacyl-ACP synthase II, with protein MSKRRVVVTGLGHISPVGNNVETGWANLLAGKSGIGRITRFDASAMACQIAGEVRDFDVTQYISPKEARRMDTFIHYGIAAALDAIKDAGLDEIADLDKTRVGVNIGSGIGGLPLIEETGRDLLEGGPRKIGPFFIPGSLINLIAGHVTIMKGYQGPSYGIVSACTTGAHCIGDAARMIQYGDADVMIAGGAECAISGLGIGGFAAMKALSTRNDDPATSSRPWDKGRDGFVMGEGAGILVLEEYEAAKKRGARIYAELAGFGMSSDAHHITAPSAEGPARGVSNALRDAGLNPDQVQYVNAHGTSTPLGDANETNALKLAFGDHAKKLAINSTKSMTGHLLGGAGGVEAVYSVLAVHHQKSPPTINLFEQDIEGGCDLDYVANTARDMRIDVAISNSFGFGGTNGTLVFKRV; from the coding sequence ATGTCCAAACGCAGAGTCGTTGTGACCGGTCTCGGTCATATTTCGCCGGTGGGCAACAACGTTGAAACCGGCTGGGCCAATCTGCTGGCCGGCAAGAGCGGCATCGGCCGCATCACCCGTTTTGATGCCAGCGCCATGGCCTGCCAGATTGCCGGTGAAGTGCGTGATTTTGACGTGACCCAGTACATCTCGCCCAAGGAAGCACGGCGGATGGATACCTTCATCCACTATGGCATTGCGGCAGCGCTCGATGCCATCAAGGATGCGGGCCTGGACGAGATTGCCGACCTCGATAAAACCCGCGTTGGCGTCAATATCGGTTCCGGTATTGGCGGCCTGCCCCTGATCGAGGAAACCGGCCGCGATCTGCTCGAAGGTGGCCCGCGCAAGATCGGCCCCTTCTTCATCCCCGGTTCGCTGATCAACCTGATCGCGGGCCATGTCACCATCATGAAGGGCTATCAGGGGCCGTCCTATGGCATCGTCTCGGCCTGTACGACCGGTGCGCATTGCATCGGTGATGCTGCCCGCATGATCCAGTATGGCGATGCCGATGTGATGATTGCCGGTGGTGCCGAGTGCGCGATTAGCGGCCTGGGCATCGGTGGCTTTGCCGCGATGAAGGCGCTGTCCACTCGCAATGACGACCCGGCCACCTCGTCCCGCCCATGGGACAAAGGCCGCGACGGCTTCGTGATGGGCGAGGGCGCCGGCATTCTGGTGCTCGAGGAATACGAGGCCGCCAAGAAGCGCGGCGCACGTATTTATGCCGAGCTGGCTGGTTTTGGCATGAGCTCGGATGCCCACCACATCACGGCACCGAGCGCAGAAGGCCCTGCGCGTGGCGTCAGCAATGCCCTGCGCGATGCGGGTCTGAATCCGGATCAGGTGCAGTATGTGAACGCGCATGGCACGTCCACGCCGCTAGGTGATGCCAACGAAACCAATGCACTCAAGCTCGCATTTGGCGACCACGCCAAGAAGCTGGCGATCAACTCGACCAAGTCGATGACGGGCCACCTGCTGGGTGGCGCGGGCGGTGTCGAGGCCGTGTACTCGGTGCTGGCCGTGCATCACCAGAAGAGTCCGCCCACCATCAACCTCTTCGAGCAGGATATCGAAGGGGGGTGCGATCTGGACTACGTGGCCAATACCGCGCGCGATATGCGGATTGATGTGGCCATCTCCAACTCGTTTGGTTTTGGTGGTACCAACGGCACGCTGGTGTTCAAGCGCGTCTGA
- the acpP gene encoding acyl carrier protein — MENIEQRVKKIVAEQLGVNEADIKQDSSFVEDLGADSLDTVELVMALEEEFECEIPDEEAEKITTVQLAVDYIKGHLNK, encoded by the coding sequence ATGGAAAACATCGAACAACGCGTGAAGAAGATCGTCGCCGAACAACTTGGCGTCAACGAAGCAGACATCAAGCAGGATTCGTCCTTCGTTGAAGACCTTGGCGCCGACTCCCTCGACACCGTTGAGCTCGTGATGGCGCTCGAAGAGGAATTCGAGTGCGAGATTCCGGACGAAGAAGCCGAAAAGATCACCACGGTTCAGCTGGCGGTTGATTACATCAAGGGCCACCTGAACAAGTAA
- the fabG gene encoding 3-oxoacyl-ACP reductase FabG, protein MSLQGKVALVTGASRGIGRAIAETLAREGAIVVGTATSASGADAISAYLKEAGFNGTGLALDVNDGAAIDAALEAIDKQFGPVAVLVNNAGITRDQLLMRMKEDEWDAVVDTNLRSVYRLSKAVLRGMMKARWGRIISIASVVGSLGSAGQTNYSAAKAGMMGFSRSLAREVGSRNITVNCVAPGFIDTDMTAVLPDDYKQKLLSQIPLERLGQPQEIADAVGFLASDRAGYVTGTTLHVNGGMYMN, encoded by the coding sequence ATGTCCCTGCAAGGCAAAGTCGCCCTCGTTACCGGCGCATCCCGCGGCATTGGCCGTGCCATCGCAGAAACCCTGGCCCGCGAAGGTGCCATCGTGGTTGGCACCGCCACCAGTGCTTCGGGTGCAGACGCCATCTCGGCTTATCTGAAAGAGGCCGGCTTCAACGGCACCGGCCTCGCGCTGGACGTGAACGACGGTGCGGCCATTGATGCCGCGCTGGAGGCCATCGATAAGCAATTCGGCCCGGTGGCCGTGCTGGTCAACAATGCCGGCATTACCCGCGATCAGTTGCTGATGCGTATGAAGGAAGACGAATGGGATGCCGTCGTCGATACCAATCTGCGCTCGGTCTATCGCCTGTCCAAGGCGGTGCTCCGTGGCATGATGAAGGCCCGTTGGGGTCGCATCATCAGTATCGCTTCGGTAGTGGGTAGCCTGGGTTCCGCTGGCCAGACCAACTATTCGGCGGCCAAGGCTGGCATGATGGGGTTCAGCCGTTCCTTGGCGCGTGAAGTGGGCAGTCGTAACATCACGGTCAATTGTGTGGCGCCCGGCTTCATCGATACCGATATGACCGCCGTGCTCCCGGATGACTACAAACAGAAGCTGCTGAGCCAGATTCCGCTGGAACGTCTGGGTCAGCCGCAGGAGATTGCCGATGCCGTCGGCTTTCTCGCCAGTGACCGTGCCGGCTATGTAACCGGCACGACACTGCATGTGAACGGCGGCATGTACATGAATTAA
- the fabD gene encoding ACP S-malonyltransferase: MKLAFVFPGQGSQAVGMLNAFAHLPEVVATLAEASEALGQDVAALIADGPKEALDATVNTQPAMLVAGVATYRAWLAQGGRVPDVLAGHSLGEYSALVAAGSISFADAVKLVRLRAEAMQSAVPAGEGAMAAILGLDDDAIRAACAEAAQGEVVEAVNFNSPGQVVIAGAKTAVDRACEACKARGAKRALPLPVSVPSHCALMKPAAEKLATALAGIEIKAPAIPVIHNADVAAYTDAAQIRDALARQLFSPVRWVETVQYFGANGVTLVAECGPGKVLAGLNKRIVDGLNAVALTDPAQFDALSAQLSA, from the coding sequence ATGAAACTCGCATTTGTTTTCCCGGGCCAGGGCTCGCAGGCCGTGGGCATGCTGAACGCCTTTGCCCATCTGCCCGAGGTGGTCGCCACGCTGGCTGAAGCCAGTGAGGCGCTGGGTCAGGACGTGGCCGCACTGATTGCCGACGGCCCCAAGGAAGCGCTCGACGCCACGGTGAACACGCAACCCGCCATGCTGGTTGCCGGCGTGGCCACTTACCGTGCCTGGCTGGCCCAGGGCGGCCGGGTGCCCGATGTGCTGGCCGGTCATAGCTTGGGCGAGTACAGCGCGCTGGTCGCTGCGGGTTCGATCAGCTTTGCCGATGCGGTGAAGCTGGTCCGCCTGCGCGCTGAGGCCATGCAGTCGGCCGTGCCGGCCGGCGAGGGTGCGATGGCCGCCATTCTGGGCCTGGACGACGATGCGATCCGTGCTGCCTGCGCCGAAGCCGCGCAAGGCGAGGTGGTAGAGGCTGTGAATTTCAACTCCCCCGGCCAGGTCGTGATTGCCGGCGCCAAGACTGCGGTCGACCGTGCCTGCGAAGCCTGCAAGGCGCGTGGCGCCAAGCGTGCGCTGCCGCTGCCGGTATCGGTGCCCTCACACTGCGCGCTGATGAAGCCCGCGGCCGAAAAGCTGGCCACCGCGCTGGCCGGAATCGAGATCAAGGCGCCGGCCATCCCGGTTATCCATAACGCCGACGTGGCTGCCTACACCGATGCTGCGCAAATTCGCGATGCGCTGGCACGCCAGCTGTTCAGTCCGGTGCGCTGGGTGGAGACCGTGCAGTATTTCGGCGCCAACGGCGTCACGCTGGTGGCCGAATGCGGCCCCGGCAAGGTGCTTGCCGGCTTGAACAAGCGCATCGTCGATGGCCTTAATGCCGTTGCCCTGACCGACCCCGCCCAGTTCGACGCACTGAGTGCGCAACTGAGCGCCTGA
- a CDS encoding beta-ketoacyl-ACP synthase III has product MLYSRISGTGSYLPVTVLTNAELAARVETTDDWIVSRTGIRERRIAAPDELTSDLALKASQAALDAAGLTPADIDLIIVATTTPDVVFPSTACILQKKLGAHGSAAFDVQAVCAGFAYALSTADHFIRGGGAKHALVVGAEVFSRILNWEDRTTCVLFGDGAGAVVLSASEEPGILATKLKADGRYCDILTTAGSIANGKITGTPYLFMDGQAVFKFAVKALAELAEETLRDAGLTKADLNWLVPHQANIRIIESTAKHLGLSMDRVVVTVDRHGNTSAASIPLALDEAARAGKFKKGELLMLEGIGGGFAWGSALLRW; this is encoded by the coding sequence GTGCTGTATTCCCGCATTTCCGGCACCGGCAGTTATCTGCCGGTCACTGTGCTGACCAACGCTGAGCTCGCCGCGCGAGTCGAGACCACCGATGACTGGATAGTCAGCCGCACCGGCATTCGTGAGCGCCGTATTGCCGCGCCCGACGAGCTGACCAGCGATCTCGCGCTCAAGGCCAGTCAGGCGGCGCTCGATGCCGCTGGCCTCACGCCTGCCGATATCGATCTGATCATCGTGGCCACGACCACGCCCGATGTCGTCTTCCCCAGTACCGCCTGCATCTTGCAGAAAAAGCTTGGGGCGCATGGCTCGGCCGCGTTCGATGTGCAGGCGGTGTGTGCGGGTTTTGCCTACGCTCTTTCGACGGCCGATCACTTCATTCGTGGCGGTGGTGCCAAGCATGCGCTGGTGGTGGGGGCTGAAGTGTTCTCGCGCATCCTCAATTGGGAAGACCGCACGACCTGTGTGCTGTTTGGCGACGGCGCTGGCGCGGTCGTGCTGTCGGCCAGTGAGGAGCCCGGCATTCTGGCGACCAAGCTCAAGGCCGATGGCCGCTATTGCGACATCCTGACGACGGCGGGTTCGATCGCCAACGGCAAGATCACCGGTACGCCCTACTTGTTCATGGATGGTCAGGCGGTATTCAAGTTTGCCGTCAAGGCGCTGGCCGAACTGGCCGAAGAGACGCTGCGCGACGCGGGTCTCACCAAGGCGGACCTGAACTGGCTGGTGCCGCATCAGGCCAATATCCGCATCATCGAATCGACCGCCAAGCACTTGGGTCTGAGCATGGATCGCGTGGTGGTGACCGTGGATCGTCACGGCAATACCTCGGCGGCGTCGATTCCGCTGGCGCTGGATGAGGCGGCGCGTGCCGGCAAGTTCAAGAAGGGCGAGTTGCTGATGCTTGAAGGCATCGGTGGTGGCTTTGCCTGGGGCTCGGCGCTGCTGCGCTGGTAG
- the plsX gene encoding phosphate acyltransferase PlsX, producing MEEITVSIDAMGGDHGVHVTVPAALRFMKAHPDVNVVLVGVQDAIEAELKARHARTGPRLRVHAATEVVAMDEAPQSALKNKKDSSMRVAINLVKSGEAHACVSAGNTGALMATARFVLKTLPGIDRPAIAKLLPNMRGVSCVLDLGANIDCTPEQLYQFAVMGSTLFGALNHSERPSVGLLNIGSEDIKGNESVKAAAELLRASKLNFHGNVEGNDIYKGTVDVIVCDGFTGNVALKASEGIAKMMAQFLKEEFSKSWWRKLIAVVAMPVLLSFRKRVDPRRFNGASLVGLRGIVVKSHGSADSYAFYCALEQALEEARSGVLHKITDIMADHVVPAAVSVD from the coding sequence ATGGAAGAAATTACCGTTTCAATCGATGCCATGGGTGGCGATCACGGTGTCCACGTGACCGTACCCGCGGCGCTGCGCTTCATGAAAGCGCATCCGGATGTGAATGTGGTACTGGTGGGTGTGCAGGACGCCATCGAGGCTGAACTCAAGGCGCGCCATGCGCGCACCGGCCCGCGACTGCGTGTTCATGCGGCGACCGAGGTGGTGGCCATGGACGAGGCGCCACAATCCGCACTCAAGAACAAAAAAGACTCATCGATGCGGGTTGCCATCAACCTGGTCAAGTCGGGCGAGGCGCATGCCTGCGTGTCGGCCGGCAACACCGGCGCACTGATGGCCACCGCCCGTTTTGTGCTCAAAACCCTGCCGGGCATTGATCGTCCCGCCATCGCCAAGCTGCTCCCCAATATGCGCGGAGTGAGCTGCGTGCTGGATCTGGGTGCGAATATCGACTGCACGCCTGAGCAGCTGTATCAGTTTGCAGTAATGGGTTCCACGCTCTTCGGTGCGCTGAACCATAGTGAGCGCCCTAGTGTTGGCCTGCTCAATATCGGTTCCGAGGACATCAAGGGTAATGAGTCCGTGAAGGCGGCGGCCGAGCTGCTGCGCGCATCCAAGCTCAATTTTCACGGCAATGTCGAAGGCAACGATATCTACAAGGGCACGGTCGATGTGATCGTCTGCGATGGCTTTACCGGCAATGTGGCGCTGAAGGCATCGGAGGGTATTGCCAAGATGATGGCCCAGTTCCTCAAGGAGGAATTTTCCAAGAGCTGGTGGCGCAAGCTGATCGCCGTGGTGGCCATGCCTGTGCTGCTGAGCTTCCGCAAGCGCGTGGACCCACGCCGTTTCAACGGTGCCAGTCTGGTGGGGCTGCGCGGCATCGTGGTCAAGAGCCACGGCAGCGCCGACAGCTACGCGTTCTACTGCGCGCTGGAACAGGCGCTGGAAGAGGCACGTTCCGGCGTACTGCACAAGATTACTGACATCATGGCCGACCACGTCGTGCCGGCCGCCGTCTCGGTGGACTGA
- the rpmF gene encoding 50S ribosomal protein L32 encodes MAVQQNKKSPSKRGMHRAHDFLTAPALAVEPSTGEAHLRHHISPNGFYRGRRVVKAKGE; translated from the coding sequence ATGGCCGTTCAACAGAACAAAAAGTCCCCGTCGAAGCGCGGCATGCATCGCGCCCACGACTTTCTGACCGCACCTGCGCTGGCTGTTGAGCCGAGCACCGGTGAGGCTCACCTGCGTCACCACATCAGCCCGAACGGTTTCTACCGTGGCCGTCGCGTGGTCAAGGCCAAGGGCGAGTGA
- a CDS encoding DUF177 domain-containing protein translates to MSDLIFDNGEFARQGKSRRGELPLSKLERVQADVISGSAVHYALAGSMDHYKRPVLDLALGGELQLRCHRCLKPMDFELDVTARFTLFGDEAKLETAEAEEDELEGLMFDRDFDLQNLIEDEILLSLPYVALHDACAAEAAMDVVEEAPSQRPNPFAVLAELKGKLKRGEQ, encoded by the coding sequence ATGTCCGACCTTATCTTCGATAACGGTGAGTTTGCCCGCCAAGGCAAGTCGCGACGCGGTGAGTTACCGCTGAGCAAGCTTGAGCGTGTGCAGGCCGATGTGATCAGCGGTTCTGCGGTGCATTACGCGCTGGCAGGCAGCATGGATCACTACAAGCGGCCCGTGCTGGATCTGGCGCTGGGGGGTGAATTGCAGCTGCGCTGCCATCGCTGTCTCAAGCCGATGGATTTCGAGCTGGATGTGACGGCGCGTTTCACGCTGTTTGGTGATGAGGCCAAGCTCGAAACGGCCGAAGCCGAAGAGGATGAGCTGGAAGGGTTGATGTTTGATCGGGATTTCGATCTGCAGAACCTGATCGAGGACGAGATTTTGCTGTCGTTGCCTTATGTGGCCTTGCACGATGCCTGTGCCGCCGAAGCAGCGATGGATGTGGTGGAAGAAGCGCCATCACAAAGGCCGAACCCGTTTGCCGTGCTGGCGGAGCTCAAAGGCAAGTTGAAGCGCGGTGAGCAGTAA
- a CDS encoding nucleoside triphosphate pyrophosphatase, whose translation MTQLILGSTSRYRRELLARLGVPFDVAAPDCDETPLAGESAADTATRLARLKAQSLAARYPDALIIGSDQVALLNGQQLGKPGNFERAFAQLSAMRGQTIVFHTALALHNARTGNTREAIVPWEVTMRDYSDAEIRAYLEREQPYDCAGSAKTEGLGVAMIADMRGSDPAAIIGLPLIALCRLLREEGFPLL comes from the coding sequence ATGACCCAGTTGATCCTCGGTTCCACCTCCCGCTATCGCCGCGAGCTACTTGCCCGCCTTGGCGTGCCCTTTGATGTTGCCGCGCCTGACTGCGACGAAACACCGCTCGCCGGCGAGAGCGCTGCCGACACCGCCACACGCTTGGCTCGACTCAAGGCTCAGTCGCTAGCGGCGCGTTATCCAGATGCACTGATCATCGGCTCCGATCAGGTCGCCCTGCTCAATGGCCAGCAACTCGGCAAGCCCGGTAATTTCGAGCGCGCGTTTGCGCAGCTCAGTGCCATGCGTGGCCAGACCATCGTCTTCCACACCGCGCTGGCCCTGCACAACGCCCGCACCGGCAACACCCGAGAGGCCATCGTGCCTTGGGAAGTCACCATGCGCGACTATAGCGATGCGGAGATCCGTGCTTATCTAGAACGCGAACAGCCTTATGACTGCGCCGGCAGCGCCAAGACCGAAGGCTTGGGCGTAGCCATGATTGCCGACATGCGCGGCAGCGACCCAGCCGCCATCATCGGCCTGCCACTGATTGCGCTATGCCGACTGCTGCGTGAAGAAGGCTTCCCGCTGCTATGA
- a CDS encoding SAM-dependent methyltransferase yields the protein MSIGTLYLVPAPLGEGSLDSVLPADVRAIANRIDHWVVENAKTARRFLKLYGPERTIASLTMATLNEHTEAREVNALLAPLLAGHDVGVLSEAGCPGIADPGADLVRLAHAKGIRVVPLVGPSSILLALMAAGASGQRFRFHGYLPVDAGPRTERLRELERDSAKLDEAQLFIETPYRNDALIDAIAQTCRPQTMLTVARDVTTADELIASKPLSRWKNEPRPELHKRPAMFVLYAGK from the coding sequence ATGAGTATTGGCACGCTCTATCTTGTTCCCGCGCCGCTGGGCGAAGGCTCGCTCGATAGCGTGCTGCCTGCCGATGTGCGCGCCATCGCCAATCGCATCGACCATTGGGTCGTGGAGAATGCCAAAACGGCACGCCGCTTCCTCAAGCTCTACGGCCCCGAGCGCACCATCGCCAGCCTGACGATGGCCACGCTGAACGAACACACCGAGGCACGCGAAGTCAACGCCTTGCTGGCCCCGCTACTGGCCGGCCACGATGTAGGCGTGCTGTCCGAGGCCGGCTGCCCCGGCATTGCCGACCCCGGCGCGGACCTGGTGCGGCTTGCTCACGCCAAGGGCATCCGCGTGGTGCCGCTGGTGGGTCCATCGTCGATTCTGCTGGCCTTGATGGCGGCAGGGGCCAGCGGCCAGCGTTTCCGCTTTCATGGCTATCTGCCGGTTGATGCCGGCCCGCGCACCGAGCGGCTGCGTGAACTGGAGCGCGATTCCGCCAAGCTGGATGAAGCCCAGCTCTTCATCGAAACGCCCTATCGCAACGATGCGCTGATCGACGCGATTGCCCAGACCTGCCGCCCGCAAACCATGCTTACCGTGGCGCGCGACGTCACCACGGCCGACGAACTGATCGCTTCCAAGCCACTATCACGCTGGAAAAACGAACCCCGGCCCGAGCTGCACAAGCGCCCGGCCATGTTTGTGCTGTACGCAGGTAAATAG